A region of the Candidatus Dadabacteria bacterium genome:
TGAAACCGCAGAAAGCCACGTTTCAAGGTAATCAGCCCCGAATGAGAGAAGGTAGTCCGCTTTGTCTATCCTGTAAGAAGGGATTTCGTCTCTTCCAAAAACAATTGAATTCGCCTTTCTGATGGGTTCATGGGAGAAAGTCTCGTAAACGTAATGCTTTCCTCCAAGAGGCCTCAGGAATTCCGCCACGAACTTCGAGTAAGTTCCCGACACGTTGTTGCTCAGATAGACAATCTTCCCCGAGCCGAGAGAATTTAATTTTTCTGTGAGTATCCCTTCACCCCGCTCCCATCCTATGGCCTCGAGTCTCTGGGTTTCAGTGTTGCGTACAAGCGGGGAGCGGACTCTGTCGGGGTTGTAGAGACCCTGTAGGGAGGCCTGACCCATGGCGCACGTCTTTCCCCTGTTTATAGGGCTCTCGGGATTGCCTTCAACCTTGATGGCCCGTCCCTCGCGGTTTTTCACTACGAGACTGCAGCCCGACGAGCACTCCCTGCAGGTCGTCGCGTAGAACTTGGGTACTCCGGGAATAATGTTTTCAGGAGGAATAACGTAAGGAATTATCTGCTCCACCGGCTCCGAACAGCTTCCGGCAACGGCTGCCGTACCGCCGGCTACCCCGATCACTTTCAGGAAATCCCTTCTCTTCATGCCGTTTTTTCCTTTATTTTCTTTCCGAGACATATATCCCCTCCGGCCTAGTAATGGCAGGTCAGACAATCCTTAAGTTCGGTTTTGTGCTGCTCGTTGTCGGCGTTTTCCTCATGACACGATATGCAGAACCCCATCGTCAGGTCCTTTGCCTTGTGCACCACGTCCATCTTCTCAACTTCCCCGTGACAGGTGCTGCACTCAAATCCGCGCTTTATGTGCCTTTTATGGTTAAAACGCACAAACTCCGGCATTCCCGCGGAGGTCGTGCCGTACATTCCGGTAACCCTTACCCACGGTATCGGTTCCTGCCTGCGCCAGTAACCCTTTACCTTGTTTATCTCCTCTCTTATGTTGATCGTCTGCCCTCCCTGCGTTGTGTACTCAACGTCCCTTCCGGCAACATAGGAATGACATCCCATGCACTTCTGCACCGAGGGGATACCGGGATGGGGAGAAACTTCCGTGTAGCTGTGGCAGGTCTGACATTGTATCTGGTTGTCACCAGCGTGTATTTTATGGCTGAAAAGAACCGGTTGCGCGGGGCCCTTGTCGCTACTCTCGGCAGTTTCCGCATAAAGGTAAAAACCCGCCGTCACAAGTAAAACGGTCATAGCGATACGCAGGAGTCTGTGTGTATCTCTCTTCATCCTAAATTTGCTGAAAAACGGGTTTATTAATCAGGAAGCAAATTAATAATGGGGTAGTATTATTAGCAAGTTCTTCAAATCTGTCAAGAACTCAGAAACCGCTCTGGAAAAACCGCGAAACTCTAGAGAAAAAAGCCGGTGGCGACTGGTTACGGTCCGGGGAAAATCACCGCCGTGTTTTCTCCGAAAGCTCGCTCAAAAAGGCATTCGCTGAGAATTTTCCACCGAAAAGCGGGGAAAAACAGCTCTCCCCAATACCCTTGAGTCCCGAAAAGGAGCCGCCTTCTACGTCAAGCCCCGGCAAATGGGGCAGAACCCCGAGTATGTCCACCGAGAAAACATCCCTCAAGACGGCTGGGTTGGTCGCTGAAGCCACGTCCGCAGGTTCCGGAAACCCGTTTATCACCACCCCGAGCACACGTGCGCCCCTTTGCCTGGCGTACTCAAGAGAAAGAGCGGTATGGTTAAGGGTGCCGAGCCCCGGACGAACGACTATAACCATCGGGGCATCGAGATCAACGGCGAGGTCAGCCATCATGTAGCTCCCGGTAACGGGTACGCAGAGACCTCCCGCGCCTTCAACGAGGGTTACGTCGTTTCGGGATATATAATCCCGAGTATGTTCTATTATGTCCCGAAGAGGAATATCAGCCCCTTCAATTGCGGCAGCTCGATAGGGAGAAAGAGGAACTTTCAGGCGGCAGGGAGAAACCTCCGAGAGCACGCAGTCCCTTCCCAGGAATGCGTAGATGAACTCGGCGTCGCTCAGGCCTTCGAGATCCGTTCCAGTTTGAAACGGCTTTATTACTCCGGTCACAAGACCTTTTTCCCGGAGAAGAGCCGCAAGCGCCGCGGTGACCGCGGTTTTCCCCACTCCCGTGTCGGTACCGGTTATGAAAACGGCTTTGGGAAGATCCTTCATCAAATTCGCGGCAGGAGAACTACAAACCCAGTTCTCTTACCTTCTCGGTTACCTCTTCAGCGTGAGACGAGGTCTTTACCTTTTTCCAGATATGGACTATCCTGCCACCTTTTTCTATGAGGAAAGTGACCCTGCGGGCGGTATCGAACTTGCTTTTTATCCCGTACAGATCCACTATCTCCCTGCTTTTATCGCTCAGCAGCGGGAAGTTGAGTGAAAACTTGTTTCTGAAGTTCTCATGGGACTTGACCCCGTCTGTGCTTACTCCCAGGACCTGCACTCCAAGAGATATAAGTTCCTCCTCCGCATCGCGAAGCGAGCAGGCCTCCTTGGTACAGCCCGGAGTGTTGTCTCTGGGATAGAAGTAAAGAGCTACGGTCCCTTTCGAATAGAAGTCGCTCAGTCTTACCTTCTCCGCCCCATAGGTTTCGGCTTCAAAATCAGGGGCCTGGCTCCCTACCTCAAGATTTTCTCCCATTTCCAACCTCCTTGGTCACGGCGGCAAAGCACGTGGAGTCAGAACATCCCCAGGCTTTCCTTTGCCGCTTCGCTCATCTTTCCCGGATCCCAGGGAGGATCCCACACGATCTCGATGCTTACCTCGGAGACCCCGTCAAGCTCCTCGACAAGGTACTTGGCCTCGGCAACTATCTGCGTTGCGGCGGGACATCCGGGAGACGTCATGGTCATATCGATATTCACCCGGGAATCTTCTATGGCAACCCGGTAAACAAGCCCCAGATTGACTATATCTATCGGTATCTCGGGATCGTATATGTCGCCGAGAACCTCCATCACGTCATCTTCGGTAACTTCGAATTTTTCAGTCGTCTCGCTCATCGAAAAAAGACCTTTACTTAAAAAATATCATTCTCCAGCCTGCAACTCAACACCGCATCTGGGGC
Encoded here:
- a CDS encoding cytochrome c3 family protein, yielding MKRDTHRLLRIAMTVLLVTAGFYLYAETAESSDKGPAQPVLFSHKIHAGDNQIQCQTCHSYTEVSPHPGIPSVQKCMGCHSYVAGRDVEYTTQGGQTINIREEINKVKGYWRRQEPIPWVRVTGMYGTTSAGMPEFVRFNHKRHIKRGFECSTCHGEVEKMDVVHKAKDLTMGFCISCHEENADNEQHKTELKDCLTCHY
- the bioD gene encoding dethiobiotin synthase, with amino-acid sequence MKDLPKAVFITGTDTGVGKTAVTAALAALLREKGLVTGVIKPFQTGTDLEGLSDAEFIYAFLGRDCVLSEVSPCRLKVPLSPYRAAAIEGADIPLRDIIEHTRDYISRNDVTLVEGAGGLCVPVTGSYMMADLAVDLDAPMVIVVRPGLGTLNHTALSLEYARQRGARVLGVVINGFPEPADVASATNPAVLRDVFSVDILGVLPHLPGLDVEGGSFSGLKGIGESCFSPLFGGKFSANAFLSELSEKTRR
- a CDS encoding peroxiredoxin, producing MGENLEVGSQAPDFEAETYGAEKVRLSDFYSKGTVALYFYPRDNTPGCTKEACSLRDAEEELISLGVQVLGVSTDGVKSHENFRNKFSLNFPLLSDKSREIVDLYGIKSKFDTARRVTFLIEKGGRIVHIWKKVKTSSHAEEVTEKVRELGL
- a CDS encoding iron-sulfur cluster assembly protein; this translates as MSETTEKFEVTEDDVMEVLGDIYDPEIPIDIVNLGLVYRVAIEDSRVNIDMTMTSPGCPAATQIVAEAKYLVEELDGVSEVSIEIVWDPPWDPGKMSEAAKESLGMF